In the genome of Bosea sp. BIWAKO-01, the window CAAGAACCTCCGGGAACTGGCCGAGAAGAAGATCCGCAAGGGCTATCGCTTCTCGGCAGAGGGGCTTGCCGAGATCAGCGCACTGCATGCGCGAGTGTCCCACAGCCTGCGACTGGCCCTGAACGTCCTCGCGACACGCGACATCGCATTGGCGCGCCAACTCTTCGATGAGAAGGCCGTGATGCGTTCCGCCGAGCGCCGCGCGACCGAAAGCCATTATGAGCGGCTGCGCAGCGGCGTGCCGGAATCGATCGAGACGAGCTCGATCCATCTCGACGTGCTGCGCGATCTCAAGCGCATCCACGGGCACATCACGTCGATCGCTTATCCTATCCTCGAGTCGGCGGGCGAATTGCGGGAGAGCCGCCTCAGGCATCGCGAAGCATCAGCCGCCGAGGCTGATTTCGATCTCGGCATGGTGCCGCAACCCAAGGGCTGAGCCCGCTCGCCAGCCCTCGTGGATGTATAGTCCAAAGACGTGTCTTTGGGAGGCCACGAGCGTTTCTCCTTGATCTCAATTCAGGGTCGGCATTGATCAACGCGGAGTGCTGTCGACTTCACAAAATAGAACTGGCCGCTGGCGAGCGGGAGAACGCATGATGAGCTGCATTGCAACTGTCCGGAGACACTCATGCGGCTTCAACTCCTCCGCAATGCCACGCTCAAGCTTGTCTATGCGGGCAGGACGTTCCTGATCGACCCTGATTTCGGCCCCATGCACGGCCGCCCATCTTTCACGGGCAAATCCGCAAACCCGATGGTCGAGCTGCCCGAGCCGATCGAGAGCATTCTGGCTGGTGTCGACCAGGTGATCGTCTCGCACCTGCATTCCGACCATTTCGACAGCGTCGCGAAGGAGCGCATTCCAAAGGACCTGCCGCTGACCTGCCGCCCCGGCGACGAGGACAGGATCGTGGAGGCGGGTTTCCAGTCGGTCACCCCCGTGGACTGCTTCCAACGGATCGGGCCGATTATCCTGAAGCGCGTCCCGGCGCAGCATGGCAGCGGCGCCGTCGTCGAGAAGATGGGGCCCGTCATGGGCTTCAGCCTGGAGGCCCCAGGCGAGCCGACGCTCTATTGGTGCGGCGACAGCATTCTCTATCCGCCGCTGCTCGAAGCGGTTTCAGCGACCGCGCCGGATGTGATCGTCACCCATTCCTGCGGTGCCCTCTGGGACAACACCCTGATCGTGATGGACGACGCCCAGACGCTGGCACTCTGCGAAGCAGCCCCCGAGGCCATCGTCATCGCGACCCATATGGAGGCGCTCGACCATGCGAGCATCAACCGGGCGGCCTTGCGCAAAGCCGCCAAACAGCGCGGTATCGGACCAGAGCGCCTGTTGATCCCCGGCGACGGCGAAACCATCGAAATCAGGGAGCCCGCGCGGGTTTGACCGCGCGGCGACGGCCTACTCCCCTGCTTTGGCGGCCTTCGCGTAGATGTCGCGATAGCTGTCGCGCAGCAGGTTCTTCTGAACCTTGCCCATGGTGTTGCGCGGCAGTTCGGGCACGATGAAGACCTGCTTCGGCAGCTTGAACTTGGCGAGGCGCTGGTCGAGCGCCTTCGAGATCGACGCGGCGGTGATCTCGGCCCCGGGCTTGACCACGACCACGGCCGTGACGCCCTCGCCGAAATCGGGATGGGGACAACCGATGACCGCGCTCTCGATCACGCCCGGCATCTCGTCGATCTCGGTCTCGACCTCCTTCGGATAGACGTTATAGCCGCCGGTGATGATCAGGTCCTTGCCGCGCCCGACGATGTGGACATAGCCGGCGGGGTCGATCTTGCCGAGGTCGCCAGTGATGAAGAAGCCGTCATCGCGGAATTCGGCCCTGGTCTTCTCCGGATTGCGCCAGTACCCCTTGAAGACGTTCGGGCCCTTGACCTCGATCATACCGATCTCATCGGCACCGAGCGTCCTGCCCGTTTCCGGATCGGTGACGCGCGCGCTCACGCCCGGCAGCGGGAAACCGACCGTGCCGGCAACACGCTCGCCCTCATAGGGGTTGGAGGTGTTCATATTGGTCTCGGTCATGCCGTAGCGCTCGAGGATCGCGTGGCCGGTGCGTTCGCGCCATTCGCGATGCGTCTCGGCGAGCAGCGGCGCTGACCCGGAGACGAAGAGGCGCATATGCCTGGTCGCCTCCTTCGTCAGGCGTGGATCCTGCAGCAGCCTGACATAGAAGGTCGGCACGCCCATCATGCAGCTCGCCTGCGGCAGGTATTTCATGATCTGCTCTGGATCGAATTTCGGCAGCAGGATCATCGACGCGCCGGCAAAGAGCACGACATTGGTCGCGACGAAGAGGCCATGCGTATGGAAGATCGGCAGCGCATGCAGCAGCCGGTCGTCCTTGCTGAAGCGCCAGTAGTCGACGAGCGCGAGCGCATTCGAGGCCAGGTTGTCATGGCTCAGCATGGCGCCCTTCGAGCGCCCGGTCGTTCCCGAGGTGTAGAGAATCGCGGCCAGGTCGTCCGGGCCACGCGCGGCATCGGCGAATTCCGCGGAAGCGCTGCCGGCCTTGTCGAAGAGAGTACCTGTCGCAACACCGAGCGTTTCCAGCCTGGCGCCGGCCTTTTCGGCATAGGGTTGCAGCGCTTCGGCCTTGCCCGG includes:
- a CDS encoding MBL fold metallo-hydrolase; translated protein: MRLQLLRNATLKLVYAGRTFLIDPDFGPMHGRPSFTGKSANPMVELPEPIESILAGVDQVIVSHLHSDHFDSVAKERIPKDLPLTCRPGDEDRIVEAGFQSVTPVDCFQRIGPIILKRVPAQHGSGAVVEKMGPVMGFSLEAPGEPTLYWCGDSILYPPLLEAVSATAPDVIVTHSCGALWDNTLIVMDDAQTLALCEAAPEAIVIATHMEALDHASINRAALRKAAKQRGIGPERLLIPGDGETIEIREPARV
- a CDS encoding malonyl-CoA synthase, encoding MANHLFDLITARIPAPDAPFALLDDGRRYSYAEMVAVSARFANALVALGVKPGDRVAVQVEKSIEALMLYLGTIRAGAIFLPLNTAYTPAEIEYFLGDAEPAVFVCDPGKAEALQPYAEKAGARLETLGVATGTLFDKAGSASAEFADAARGPDDLAAILYTSGTTGRSKGAMLSHDNLASNALALVDYWRFSKDDRLLHALPIFHTHGLFVATNVVLFAGASMILLPKFDPEQIMKYLPQASCMMGVPTFYVRLLQDPRLTKEATRHMRLFVSGSAPLLAETHREWRERTGHAILERYGMTETNMNTSNPYEGERVAGTVGFPLPGVSARVTDPETGRTLGADEIGMIEVKGPNVFKGYWRNPEKTRAEFRDDGFFITGDLGKIDPAGYVHIVGRGKDLIITGGYNVYPKEVETEIDEMPGVIESAVIGCPHPDFGEGVTAVVVVKPGAEITAASISKALDQRLAKFKLPKQVFIVPELPRNTMGKVQKNLLRDSYRDIYAKAAKAGE